In Planctomycetota bacterium, the DNA window AATAATTTACTCAATTGATTGAGTAAATTGTTAATTCCGGAGACAACCGCCTTCGCCCTTTGGGCGAAGTTTATCCCCCGCTTCGGCGGGGGAGGCGGGCAAGCATTTGTTCAGCGCAATCCCTTTATCTTTTCAATAGCTTTTTGACTTCCTTTTCAAAGTCGGACTCAATCGGCTGGGTTTTATTGTATTGGGTGTACTCGGCCAGCGCTTTTTTATCCGCCGCTTCCTTGGATATTGTTCCCTTTCCGCCCAGTATCTTATACTCGTTAAAGCTCAAAAACCGGTTGACGCCATCCACAAACTCGGCCATGGTAAATGCCCGCCTGTTTTCAATAAGGTTTTCGATGTAGTCAAAGAATCCCGATATGGTCCGCTCCAGTTTCCTGATTTCCTTGGCCGGCAGATAATTCTTGGCTATGACCACGTCAGCCGGCAGGATTCTGCCTTTAGGGGAATTTTTCCAGGTGGTCAGCCCCATAAACGGCAGTTTCTTATCCGCCTTGGCGCCGATAATCTCGGCCGCGGTCCGGCCGGTAATGGCATAGTGGAATTTGTTCTGCACCGTAGCGAAGAAGTCCCTGGTCGTCTGGGAATTGGGGTCGTAGTCAATACTGCATTCGGCGAAGATATCGGTGATTTGCAGATAAATCCGCCGCTCGCTGGCTCTGATGGAGCGGACCCGCTCCAGCAATTCCCGAAAGTAATCCTTGCCAAAGACCCGCTGGCCCTGCTTAAGCCGTTCATCGTTCAGGACAAATCCCTTGGTGATGTATTCTTTCAGGACTTTGGTAGCCCAAATGCGAAACTGAGTCGCGCGTTTGGAATTAACCCGGTATCCCACGGCGATAATGACGTCAAGATTATAGAGTTTCAGCGTTCTTTTGATACTCCGCCCGCCTTCTTCTTGAACTACCGAGGAATCCTCGGATGTTGAACGGGCATCCAATTCGCCTTCGGCAAATATGTTTCGTAAGTGCAGGGCGATATTATCCACACTGCAATCGAACAGCAGAGCCATCATCTTTTGGCTCAGCCAAACGGTTTCATCCCGCAGAAAGACATCCAGCTTGACATCGCCATCCGGCGCGGTATAAAGAATCAGCTGATTCTTGTTTACACCCTGGGATAGCGACAATTTCTTGGAGTCGGGATGTGACTTCTTCTTTTTCATAGCTTCTTAATCCTACCATTTCCTTTAGATTTGAGCAAGTATTATTTCCGGTTGGGCGGGAGGGTTACTTATTCTCCTGGGACACCCTTCGGCTTCGCTCCCCGCTGGGGCGGGACTCCGCTGTCACTACGCAGGGCAGGCACACCTAACCCTACATCCCTTTATCTATGCGCCTGTACCCTCCTCGTGGGACACACACCTCGCCAGGAAACCCTTTATCTGCGCGGACTTGAGGGCACAGTTTGTTGACCTGCGTGCCCCGAATGCTTTCGGGGTACTCGGAGTCACGCTAACGCTTAGAGCCCGGGTACGCTTTAGCCACTGGCTAAATGCTGACCGATGGCGCCGAAGCGCCATGGCGCCCTTATGGCGCTCACCAGTGCTTTGCACAGGGCGCGGACGCTGTTTTATAGATTCGCTAAGTTTACCCTGTCCGATGGACTCTCCGATGCTGCCGGATACGGAGTCCGATTCACATCGGACCGAAGAGTCATACGGACTCCTTCGGAGAGTATTCCGAAGGGGTTGACTACAAGCTCAAACGCCCGTTTCTTGATGTTATAACAACAAGATTTCCTGCCAGTTATAGTTGTTTACATTTTTTTGAATGTGCCGACCGGAAGATTGCGATATTATATTGAGCGGTAACTTGACGCCCGGTAAATCCCTCTTAGCCCTGATTAATGATGCGGCGTGCTTCGGGAAAATCGTCGCGCCGCTTTTGATTTCAAATAAATGCAATTTCTGGTTTAGTTCTATGACCAGGTCTATTTCCAGGCCGTCCCGGGTCCGCAAATAATATAATGAAGTCAGGCCGCCATGGTTCAAATACCGTTTCCAGAAATCGGTAATTACCATGGTCTCGAAAAGATGCGGGAAATAGGGGCTGTTAAGCAGCGACCGGCTGTCTCTGATGCCTAATAAATAGCAAGCCAAGGCGGTGTCGTTGAAATATATCTTCGGGCTCTTGACTAAGCGCTTGCCGATGTTTTTGTAATACGGATAAAGCAGCAATACCTGATAACCGGTTTCCAGCATGGAAATCCAGCGCTTGCCGGTGGGCACGGAAATGCCGATTTCCCGGGCTAATTCGGAGATGTTCAGAATTTGCCCGGTCCGGGTGGCGCACAGGCGCAGGAATCTTTCAAACTGGTTTAAATCGCCGACCTGCGAAAGGTTGCGGATGTCGCGTTCCAGATAGGTCGAGATGTATGACCCGCACCAGAGTTCCCGGTTGACCGATGGCCGGCTGGCTATTTCAGGGTAATTGCCCCTTAATATCAAATCGGCGATAGAAAGATTTTTATCAACCCGATCAGGTCGAGCCGGCAGATTATTCAAGAGTCCGCGCATATCCAGGGATGGCTGACCCCGGCCGGTTCTTTCAGCCAGGGAAAACGGCAAAAGCGTCAACACGGCTACCCGGCCGGCTAATGATTCGCTGACCCCGTGCATCAGGGAAAAATTCTGAGAGCCGGTTAATATCCAGAACCCGGGTTTGCGTTTGGCGTCTATCCGGGTTTTAATATATGACAGGAGCTCCGGGACGTATTGTATTTCATCGAATAGCACCGGCCCGGCGCATTGGTCGATAAAACTGCGCGGGTCGGCCTTGGCCCGGGTCCGGGTGTCCGGGTCTTCCAGATTTAAATAATCATGGGAGTCTTTTAACAGATTCTTAAGCAAAGTGGTTTTCCCGGATTGGCGCGGTCCGGTCAAGACCAATGCCGGGAATGATTTAATCGCCTTTTTAACGGTTTTAGCCAGAATCCGATATCTCATCATGGCATTAATATACCCTTAATATTTAATATGTCAAGTTAAATATTAAGGATAAATAAATTATTCCAAACACCTGCCGCCAACCGGACGCTGGGTTTAGTGACACACACCTTGCCGGTCATGCCAGCGGCAGATCCGCTTCAGGCGGACAATTCCTTTATTTCCGCGCCTTTCAGAACCCGGTTTTCCTGAAACGCATCTCGCCGGTCCTATTTTATCAGCGCGATTTTCAAGGCGTCTTCGAGATTGTCTATCAACCTAAAGTTTAACCCTTTGAGGATGTGCTCGGGGATTTCCTTGAGGTCTTTTTCGTTTTCCCTCGGCAGGATGATGGTCTTGATTCCGGCCCGGCGCGCGCCAATCACCTTTTCCTTAATACCCCCGACCGGCAGGATCTTGCCCCTCAGGGTTATCTCGCCGGTCATGGAGACATCGTTGCGGATGGGTTTGTTGGTGAAGAGCGATGTGAGGGCCACGCCGATGGTCACGCCGGCAGACGGCCCATCCTTGGGTATGGCCCCGGCCGGGACGTGGATATGGATATCATAGCCGTTGAAGGCGCTGTCCGGGACCTTGAGCGATTTGGAGTGGCTCCGGATGTAACTTAAGGCGGCCCGGGCTGATTCCTTCATCACGTCGCCCAGATGCCCGGTCAGGATCAGGCCGCTATTGCCCTTCATCCGGGTGGTTTCGATAAACATAATCTCGCCGCCGATGGGAGTCCAGGCCATGCCGGTAGCCACGCCGATATCCGGCTTGCGGCCGGCAATCTCGGCAAAGAATTTAATCGGCCCCAGGAATTCCTCGATGTTCTGGGCCGTGGGCCTGGGTGCCGGCTTGGCCGGGGTTTTT includes these proteins:
- a CDS encoding virulence RhuM family protein: MKKKKSHPDSKKLSLSQGVNKNQLILYTAPDGDVKLDVFLRDETVWLSQKMMALLFDCSVDNIALHLRNIFAEGELDARSTSEDSSVVQEEGGRSIKRTLKLYNLDVIIAVGYRVNSKRATQFRIWATKVLKEYITKGFVLNDERLKQGQRVFGKDYFRELLERVRSIRASERRIYLQITDIFAECSIDYDPNSQTTRDFFATVQNKFHYAITGRTAAEIIGAKADKKLPFMGLTTWKNSPKGRILPADVVIAKNYLPAKEIRKLERTISGFFDYIENLIENRRAFTMAEFVDGVNRFLSFNEYKILGGKGTISKEAADKKALAEYTQYNKTQPIESDFEKEVKKLLKR
- a CDS encoding ATP-binding protein produces the protein MMRYRILAKTVKKAIKSFPALVLTGPRQSGKTTLLKNLLKDSHDYLNLEDPDTRTRAKADPRSFIDQCAGPVLFDEIQYVPELLSYIKTRIDAKRKPGFWILTGSQNFSLMHGVSESLAGRVAVLTLLPFSLAERTGRGQPSLDMRGLLNNLPARPDRVDKNLSIADLILRGNYPEIASRPSVNRELWCGSYISTYLERDIRNLSQVGDLNQFERFLRLCATRTGQILNISELAREIGISVPTGKRWISMLETGYQVLLLYPYYKNIGKRLVKSPKIYFNDTALACYLLGIRDSRSLLNSPYFPHLFETMVITDFWKRYLNHGGLTSLYYLRTRDGLEIDLVIELNQKLHLFEIKSGATIFPKHAASLIRAKRDLPGVKLPLNIISQSSGRHIQKNVNNYNWQEILLL